A single region of the Atribacteraceae bacterium genome encodes:
- a CDS encoding iron ABC transporter permease, giving the protein MFPLLIALLIVLPVLVVGSAVLTPTREVWAHLARTLLPEMSRNTLLLLLGVGVGTLILGVGLAWLVTAYRFPGRNGLELLLVLPMAVPTYVLGFVYVATFDFAGPVQTFLRGYFTDLAWFPEIRSGTGAILVMTLVLYPYVYLLAKAGFREQSGALIESARVMGYGSVPIFFRVVLPLARPTIAAGVALAVMEALADFATVRFFNFPTLSDGVIRVWHGMMDLRAASELAGVLAAVALVIVLLEHALRGRSRYFQTGGKAPGITPTTLLGWRGWLAMAACLLVGTAAFLLPVGQLLSWTLRELPKLPAGTMTVYAQLTRNTLLLSLMAAFLVTIVAMLLASSIRLNGSKVGFALTKLATSGYAMPGAMIAIGIIVPLSSFDHALNDVIEAWTGRSIGLLLTGSIMGLLYAYVVRFMAISFNSVDTSLEKITPNIAAAARVLGAKPWRLAWRIHWPLVAPGMLAGATLVFVDVMKELPITVMLRPFGYDTLAVWVWQMAAESAWAGASLPALVIVLAGLVPVALLTRAASRNN; this is encoded by the coding sequence GTGTTTCCATTGTTGATAGCTCTGTTGATCGTGTTGCCGGTGTTGGTGGTAGGTTCTGCCGTGCTGACTCCTACCAGGGAAGTATGGGCCCACTTGGCTCGGACGCTACTGCCGGAGATGAGCCGAAACACGCTGTTGCTTTTGCTTGGTGTCGGGGTGGGCACTCTCATCCTGGGGGTTGGCTTGGCTTGGTTGGTGACCGCTTATCGTTTCCCTGGTCGGAACGGGCTAGAATTGTTGTTGGTACTGCCTATGGCGGTGCCCACCTATGTGCTGGGCTTTGTCTACGTGGCCACTTTTGATTTTGCCGGACCGGTTCAGACTTTTTTGCGGGGTTATTTTACCGACCTCGCCTGGTTTCCGGAAATTCGTTCAGGGACAGGGGCCATCCTGGTGATGACTCTGGTTTTATACCCTTATGTCTACCTGTTGGCTAAAGCCGGATTCCGGGAACAGTCCGGAGCGCTTATTGAATCTGCCAGGGTTATGGGGTATGGTTCAGTACCCATTTTTTTCCGTGTTGTTCTGCCTTTGGCCAGACCCACCATCGCGGCAGGAGTGGCGTTGGCTGTCATGGAGGCCTTAGCGGACTTTGCCACCGTACGGTTTTTTAATTTCCCGACGTTGTCTGACGGGGTCATTCGCGTCTGGCACGGCATGATGGATCTACGTGCCGCCTCTGAACTGGCTGGGGTTCTGGCCGCGGTAGCTTTGGTCATAGTTCTCTTGGAGCACGCCTTGCGTGGTCGTTCCCGCTATTTCCAGACGGGTGGTAAAGCCCCTGGGATTACGCCGACCACCCTGCTGGGTTGGCGCGGTTGGCTGGCAATGGCAGCTTGTTTGCTGGTAGGGACAGCGGCTTTTCTTCTGCCGGTTGGGCAACTCTTGTCCTGGACCTTGCGGGAGTTGCCTAAGTTGCCGGCGGGAACTATGACTGTCTACGCGCAGCTGACTCGCAACACTCTACTGCTTTCATTGATGGCGGCATTCTTGGTCACCATCGTGGCTATGTTGCTGGCCAGCAGTATCCGGCTAAACGGCAGCAAGGTAGGTTTTGCATTGACCAAACTCGCCACCAGCGGTTATGCTATGCCTGGGGCGATGATCGCCATTGGTATTATCGTGCCTTTGTCTTCTTTTGACCATGCCTTGAACGACGTCATCGAAGCGTGGACGGGCAGGAGTATAGGATTACTTTTAACCGGTTCGATAATGGGCCTTCTTTATGCCTATGTTGTCCGTTTTATGGCCATCAGCTTCAACAGCGTGGACACCAGCCTGGAAAAAATAACCCCGAATATAGCGGCGGCGGCCAGGGTTTTAGGCGCCAAACCATGGAGATTGGCCTGGCGTATTCATTGGCCGCTGGTGGCGCCCGGTATGCTGGCCGGCGCGACCCTGGTTTTTGTAGACGTGATGAAAGAGTTACCAATTACGGTGATGTTGCGACCATTTGGCTACGACACGCTGGCGGTTTGGGTCTGGCAGATGGCTGCTGAGTCAGCTTGGGCAGGTGCTTCTTTGCCGGCACTGGTCATCGTGCTGGCAGGCTTGGTGCCGGTGGCTTTGCTCACCCGGGCAGCATCCCGCAACAACTAA
- the pdxT gene encoding pyridoxal 5'-phosphate synthase glutaminase subunit PdxT, which yields MKIGVLASQGSFAEHIAILKKLGVESVAVRLPEDLEGVNGLIIPGGESTTISKMMAHYQLTDIIKDRAKNGLPIWGTCAGMIMLADEVPDSTVEPLGLMKIAVRRNAFGRQKESFETKLAISELGKKPFPAVFIRAPLIEGIIGDVEVLARLDDGTVVAARQGKLLVSSFHPELTDDLRFHRYFLGMVTSENKAN from the coding sequence ATGAAGATAGGGGTGCTGGCCTCGCAGGGGTCCTTTGCTGAACATATCGCCATCCTGAAAAAACTGGGAGTGGAATCTGTGGCTGTCCGTTTGCCGGAAGACCTCGAGGGAGTGAATGGGCTGATCATTCCGGGTGGAGAGAGTACCACTATCAGCAAAATGATGGCTCATTACCAGTTGACCGACATAATCAAAGACCGGGCGAAAAATGGTCTGCCCATCTGGGGCACCTGTGCCGGAATGATAATGCTGGCTGATGAAGTCCCTGATTCTACTGTCGAACCACTCGGCTTGATGAAAATCGCCGTCAGGCGCAACGCATTCGGACGGCAAAAGGAAAGCTTCGAGACCAAACTCGCTATTTCAGAGCTGGGTAAGAAACCCTTTCCGGCTGTTTTTATAAGAGCCCCTTTGATCGAAGGGATCATCGGCGACGTGGAAGTGTTGGCCCGCTTGGATGACGGCACTGTCGTCGCCGCCCGACAGGGTAAACTGCTGGTTTCCTCCTTTCATCCCGAACTGACCGACGACCTCCGCTTCCATAGGTACTTTCTGGGGATGGTCACCTCAGAAAATAAAGCCAATTAG
- a CDS encoding ABC transporter ATP-binding protein, with amino-acid sequence MLLKKSVHGSCPLETEPAYVELDNVSKSFATVKAVSRLTIGIGKGEFFTLLGPSGCGKTTTLRLIAGLDRPDEGTITVGGEPMAAQNTWIQPENRAIGVVFQDYALFPHMTVSQNVAFGLKGCRREKVRERVDEMLDLTGLTGLGGRYPHELSGGQRQRVALARSLAPSPRVILLDEPFSNLDADLREELRGETKRILKGQGATTILVTHDQEEAFSLSDRVGVLNKGALEQDGTPAEIYHHPRSRFVADFVGKADFIDGVVEDNIVKSVFGPFPLNDKTNHKSGGVELMVRPDDVTFSLDSTGEATIIEARFCGASILYSLQLGNGKTIHAIRPSTEMTPVGTRVCVKLDTRHIVIFSKQ; translated from the coding sequence ATGTTGCTGAAAAAAAGCGTCCATGGGAGTTGTCCGCTGGAGACCGAACCGGCTTATGTAGAGCTTGACAATGTGTCTAAGTCCTTTGCGACGGTCAAGGCAGTCTCGCGACTGACAATTGGCATCGGCAAAGGAGAATTTTTCACCTTGCTTGGGCCGTCAGGTTGTGGAAAAACGACGACCTTACGGTTAATTGCGGGACTTGATCGGCCTGATGAAGGCACAATCACTGTCGGCGGGGAACCAATGGCCGCGCAAAATACGTGGATTCAGCCTGAAAATAGAGCTATCGGGGTAGTTTTTCAGGATTACGCTTTATTTCCGCATATGACCGTCTCACAAAACGTCGCTTTCGGTCTCAAGGGCTGCCGGAGGGAAAAAGTTAGGGAAAGAGTAGACGAAATGCTTGATCTGACAGGATTGACCGGCTTAGGTGGCCGATACCCGCACGAGCTTTCAGGTGGTCAGCGGCAAAGGGTAGCGTTGGCCCGCTCGCTGGCTCCCAGTCCCCGGGTGATATTGCTGGACGAACCTTTCTCTAATTTGGATGCGGACTTGCGGGAAGAGCTGCGTGGCGAGACAAAGCGCATTCTCAAGGGGCAGGGGGCTACTACTATTTTGGTAACTCATGATCAGGAAGAAGCTTTCTCCCTCTCCGACAGGGTGGGAGTTCTCAATAAAGGCGCCCTGGAACAGGACGGCACTCCTGCCGAAATCTACCATCATCCGCGTAGCCGGTTCGTGGCCGACTTTGTCGGTAAGGCTGATTTTATCGATGGAGTGGTTGAAGACAATATAGTTAAATCTGTTTTTGGCCCTTTCCCCCTTAACGATAAAACAAACCATAAGAGCGGAGGGGTGGAATTGATGGTCAGGCCGGATGACGTCACTTTCAGCCTTGATTCCACAGGGGAAGCCACTATCATTGAAGCTCGCTTTTGTGGAGCGTCAATTCTATACTCGCTTCAGCTGGGCAACGGTAAAACCATCCACGCCATCAGGCCGTCGACGGAAATGACTCCGGTGGGTACCCGAGTGTGCGTGAAACTCGATACCCGCCACATAGTGATTTTCTCCAAACAGTGA